The following are encoded in a window of Plasmodium vivax chromosome 10, whole genome shotgun sequence genomic DNA:
- a CDS encoding hypothetical protein, conserved (encoded by transcript PVX_080150A) — protein MSTRKRTKENFKSSKKKDGRREQSGLGKIGNKELHYVVKLNSDEENSKSSTNKDKHKHAKKKNNKRRSLSVLVPNYKKDIVNNIKLADKLYKLTANKSSDESEEDDRRKRKHSKRDKKNDWKSKKNKHRRSLTCGSYHSDSEHSVDSAQKNKKVDININEVQTKYKNKNIKIIYDDGYSKKIVVRGDRRRAARSDGEDEHEGESDDRSDDGSDDGSDDRSDSQSDDGSDSQSDDQSDTQSDDESERRCRSQAENHSNDYTRPGRRKKGSGRRKRKEESKPAKRKKKKCAKRHSTTLSDSYCEEKRKKNIKKGKRKFSTQKFVGARSRKESSEPIDRNYRADKYHGPRAKREFYPSMYERGHSEDRSESKNECKNEYKNVHINKYAYQNKSPFEEAEAFNPCSDRGRKTMAYQSLSTRSDQVKNDFFLTIKDIIFKLHLNLQNIKEILKNKNDYITSLLDSSYRNILQNVKRNAIKQDNFYRVIFHDLFNLLNEFILVDDYTKKFFFSIETDVRQRCLENIKNEFYNFINRYLPSGERRSVYSPSRGANELSPPDMYKRIMDMHESANKRKSLYSALASYNNGGGPTGSSMLGSGLIGSGMIGSGNPASFFPGEYQAHPDVQSILHLNSLQQIEGGRSELAKIDGMGNDLALKVKNASEQEDAVNYLKGVVKAEKEKNIKLELQYDELKQKYDLLKKKREEDVSKEVNMSKSNADEEDNFFKKFYQSQSFIKLEEKKLEDSSKRIIDENVRLTRMKEMNENSKREIEKDMLDMEVKRKEIEKDKDDMEIKKKEIELANEEISKQNKQLEEEKDMLNRRKKELEEESSLLDNTKREVDEQNDLLKERKRELDELNKLLEEKQNRVEEADNALRKKQKEVQDTDVLLNEKQSTMQRRCTLLERESLNRMGEEGDALEERSNQLERGSTQMKANETEHGTHNNDPNQQHGSGDDPHKGGNEESNAFYTQNDNPSYTPSGGTIPDKHNTLALERSSPRIVENEANRNDMNIDGDAKRSSVLSYLGSTKFSLKDASKRGSNMSPIGGTPQNGQLVLNDKNLLMMKNQIVEREKALLSREEKLNEEKEQIAQQMNQLNILQDDISSKTEALHIREEELKRKELHLLGMQQDGEGTQRVGQPNVASNKTNSLFCNAEEMNSSGENSKQQFEPANCINDSNEGAANNQMGHAGIAQPEGDHKGTNQPQDEAELNESLQKGDSTHLEGTNSSQGKNTSDSTSIPCGASPSAGDNLEAIKSNLNNCLDEIAKYKLLLKSRDAEICSLKTQLGMQQGGANWNGDATQEGNSSGDNSKMGDALCNTGNAAGGVNGRTGFSSLSGDLKQPIGFSGPAPGEIKVCTERKRSKEREGIAVQPNVSQLCRRASGWRKIHAARTMKSVISSELITLYKEISKIKEEYNKSILKKNEFIGGLLHNFFNEMRNNYKLKENFYQKESSKYHALISDKECYINELKNALQEKKAKEVSYKKMLLKMNQINDAYKLKNKRSLSTVEMLKQDIKLLNQDVLKKKEMVSFV, from the exons ATGAGCACG AGAAAACGGACGAAGGAGAATTTCAAAagctccaaaaaaaaagacggcAGGAGGGAGCAAAGCGGGCTAGGCAAAATCGGGAATAAAGAACTGCATTACGTTGTTAAGCTAAACTCGGACGAAGAAAATAGCAAGAGCAGCACAAATAAGGACAAGCACAAAcatgcaaagaaaaaaaacaataaaaggAGAAGCTTATCAGTACTGGTTCctaattacaaaaaagacATAGTAAATAACATCAAACTGGCTGATAAACTGTACAAATTGACAGCAAATAAAAGCTCAGACGAATCGGAGGAGGACGATCGCAGAAAGAGGAAACACTcaaaaagggacaaaaaaaatgattggAAGAGTAAGAAGAACAAACATAGGAGAAGCCTCACCTGTGGGAGTTACCACTCCGATAGTGAGCACAGTGTAGACAGCGCGCAAAAGAACAAGAAGGTAGACATAAACATTAATGAGGTGCAGACCAAgtacaaaaataagaacataaaaattatttacgaCGATGGGTATTCGAAGAAAATCGTCGTCAGGGGGGACAGAAGGAGGGCGGCGAGGAGCGACGGGGAGGACGAACATGAGGGGGAAAGTGATGATCGAAGTGATGACGGAAGTGATGACGGAAGTGATGATCGAAGTGATAGCCAAAGTGATGACGGAAGTGATAGCCAAAGTGACGACCAAAGTGACACCCAAAGTGATGACGAAAGCGAACGGCGATGCAGGAGCCAAGCGGAGAACCATTCGAACGACTACACCCGACCAGGGCGCAGGAAAAAAGGCagcggaagaagaaagcGCAAAGAAGAAAGCAAACCCgccaagaggaagaaaaaaaaatgcgccaaACGGCACTCCACAACTCTGAGTGACAGCTACTGCgaggaaaagaggaaaaaaaacatcaaaaaggggaagaggaaattCTCCACCCAGAAGTTCGTAGGGGCGAGGAGCAGAAAGGAGAGCAGCGAACCGATAGACCGCAATTACAGAGCAGATAAGTACCATGGGCCGAGGGCAAAGAGGGAGTTCTACCCCAGCATGTATGAAAGAGGACACAGTGAAGATAGAAGcgaaagtaaaaatgaatgcaaaaatgaatataaaaatgtacatataaacaaATACGCATACCAAAACAAAAGCCCGTTTGAAGAGGCAGAAGCATTTAACCCATGCAGTGACAGAGGCAGAAAAACGATGGCCTACCAATCTTTAAGCACAAGGAGTGACCAAGTGAAAAACGACTTCTTCCTCACCATTAAGGATATCATTTTTAAGCTGCACCTGAACTTGCAGAACATTAAAGAAATactaaaaaacaaaaatgattacATAACGAGCTTGCTAGACTCATCCTACAGAaatattcttcaaaatgtgaaACGAAATGCAATAAAACAGGACAATTTTTACAGGGTAATTTTCCACGACTTGTTTAATTTGCTAAATGAATTTATCTTGGTGGATGATTATACCAAGAAGTTTTTCTTCAGCATCGAGACGGACGTTAGGCAGAGGTGCttggaaaatataaagaacgagttttacaattttatcaATAGGTACTTGCCCTCGGGGGAGAGGAGAAGTGTCTACAGCCCCAGCAGGGGTGCGAACGAGTTGAGCCCTCCAGACATGTACAAGCGCATCATGGACATGCACGAATCTGCCAACAAGCGGAAGAGCCTCTACTCTGCCCTGGCCTCCTACAACAATGGGGGGGGGCCCACGGGCAGTTCCATGCTCGGGAGTGGACTCATAGGAAGTGGAATGATTGGAAGTGGGAACCCTGCAAGCTTCTTCCCCGGCGAGTACCAGGCCCACCCCGACGTGCAGAGCATCTTGCACCTGAACAGCCTGCAACAGATCGAAGGCGGGAGGAGCGAGCTGGCCAAAATCGACGGCATGGGAAACGACCTCGCACTTAAGGTAAAAAACGCAAGCGAGCAGGAAGATGCCGTGAACTATTTAAAAGGAGTCGtaaaagcggaaaaggaaaaaaacataaaattggAGCTGCAGTATGATGAATTGAAGCAAAAATACGatcttttgaaaaagaaaagagaagaagaCGTCAGCAAGGAAGTTAACATGTCCAAAAGTAACgcagatgaagaagataatttttttaagaaattttaTCAAAGCCAGTCATTTATCaaattggaggaaaaaaaactggagGACTCTTCCAAAAGGATCATCGACGAAAATGTGAGGCTCACCAGGATGAAGGAAATGAACGAAAacagcaaaagggaaatagAGAAAGACATGCTCGACATGGAGGTTaagagaaaagaaattgaaaaggacAAAGATGAcatggaaattaaaaaaaaggagattgAACTTGCAAACGAGGAGATAAGCAAGCAAAACAAACAattggaagaggaaaaggataTGCTAAATCGGAGGAAGAAAGAACTTGAGGAGGAAAGCTCCCTGCTGGATAACACCAAAAGGGAGGTGGATGAACAGAATGACTTGCTAAAGGAGAGAAAGAGGGAGCTGGACGAGCTGAACAAACTATTGGAAGAAAAGCAGAACCGCGTGGAGGAGGCAGACAACGCACTGcgaaagaagcagaaggaagTTCAAGACACAGACGTTCTGCTAAACGAGAAACAAAGCACCATGCAGAGGAGGTGCACCTTACTCGAAAGAGAAAGCCTAAATCGTatgggggaggagggggacgCTTTGGAGGAAAGAAGTAACCAGTTGGAGAGGGGAAGCACCCAAATGAAGGCCAACGAGACGGAGCACGGTACACACAACAATGATCCAAATCAGCAACATGGCAGTGGGGACGACCCCCACAAAGGAGGTAACGAAGAGAGCAACGCGTTTTATACGCAAAATGATAACCCTAGTTACACACCCAGTGGGGGGACTATCCCAGATAAGCATAACACTCTCGCTTTAGAAAGATCGTCCCCCCGAATTGtggaaaatgaagcaaaCCGGAACGATATGAACATCGATGGGGATGCCAAACGAAGCAGCGTTTTGTCTTATTTAGGGAGCACGAAATTTTCTCTGAAAGATGCCTCCAAGAGGGGCAGCAACATGTCGCCAATAGGTGGTACCCCCCAAAATGGTCAACTTGTGCTAAACGATAAAAACCTCCTAATGATGAAAAATCAAATTgtggaaagggaaaaggccCTTTTAAGTAGAGAGGAAAAGCTcaatgaggaaaaagaacaaattgcTCAGCAGATGAACCAACTTAACATCCTCCAGGATGACATTTCGAGCAAAACGGAGGCACTGCATATACGGGAAGAGGAactaaaaaggaaagaattaCACCTCCTAGGCATGCAACAAGACGGAGAAGGTACACAGCGGGTGGGACAACCAAATGTCGCTTCAAACAAAACCAACTCCCTCTTCTGTAACGCAGAAGAAATGAACAGTTCGGGGGAAAATTCAAAGCAGCAGTTCGAGCCAGCAAATTGCATAAATGACTCTAATGAAGGAGCTGCAAATAATCAAATGGGTCACGCGGGAATAGCTCAACCGGAAGGTGATCATAAGGGGACCAACCAACCGCAAGACGAAGCTGAATTAAACGAATcgctgcaaaaaggggatagcACACATTTGGAAGGTACCAATTCATCACAGGGGAAAAATACCAGCGACAGTACTTCCATCCCGTGTGGAGCTTCCCCCTCAGCAGGGGACAACCTAGAAGCAATAAAAAGCAACCTGAACAACTGTTTGGACGAAATAGCAAAGTACAAACTTTTGCTAAAAAGTAGAGACGCAGAAATTTGCTCATTAAAGACCCAACTGGGAATGCAACAAGGGGGAGCCAACTGGAACGGAGATGCCACACAAGAGGGGAACAGCTCGGGGGATAattcaaaaatgggagaTGCTCTTTGCAATACGGGTAATGCGGCTGGGGGGGTAAATGGGCGAACTGGTTTTTCCTCCCTGTCTGGTGATTTGAAGCAGCCAATCGGGTTCTCAGGCCCCGCGCCTGGGGAGATTAAGGTATGCACCGAGAGGAAGCGCAGTAAAGAGCGCGAGGGCATAGCGGTGCAACCCAACGTGAGTCAACTGTGTAGACGCGCCAGTGGGTGGAGAAAAATCCATGCAGCCAGG ACGATGAAAAGTGTCATTAGCAGCGAGCTGATCACGTTATACAAagaaataagcaaaataaaggaggAGTACAACAAAAGCATCCTTAAAAAGAATGAGTTCATAGGGGGCCTCCTGCACAATTT ctTTAACGAAATGAGAAACAACTACAAGTTGAAGGAGAATTTCTACCAGAAGGAATCCAGCAAATATCACGCCCTCATTAGCGACAAGGAATGCTACATAAATGAACTCAA aAACGCATtgcaggagaagaaggcgaaGGAGGTGTCCTACAAAAAGATGCTACTCAAAATGAATCAAATAAACGATGCGTACAAGTTAAAGAATAAAAGAAGCTTGTCCACCGTGGAAATGTTGAAGCAAGACATAAAGCTCCTAAATCAggacgttttaaaaaaaaaggaaatggtAAGTTTTGTCTAA
- a CDS encoding DEAD-box subfamily ATP-dependant helicase (encoded by transcript PVX_080160A), which yields MSAFEELGLHSNLCELLEKNGIDLPTAIQQESIPLILGGGDVCASAETGTGKTLSFIVSSLQIVHELFRNIGTYESSGSSVAQCGSSKRDIDNGEITSEVKKGGLLLKVVSGNNSRVILNNALGECTCSGEYSSSFEEVKVGCEIRSGMYAYEIEVLGRCFLNVGFCPSVKETLKYNYTYCSNGNKYTNGREENYADSFATRDIITCLINKNTNVIAFKKNGKFLGNAFKIFYKYNDLPFFPYICGKFFHVKFHFANLKYADASYAELNEVMGSGQEDSSFTRKVYYGGDPGGDSTTAKFETKQMQSGGPPTAKGVLPNGKVDAANRTKLYCIVLCPTRDLAMQTYNNYLIYAESFSSSSINIGLLVGGEQPNRDKRNQQQYSNILVCTCFKLMECIKKNTINLNDVRLLILDEADELINNDEKSVLQIKEISTKHSQHVQTCFYSATLQDQNVKDCINKITNKPIFVDLKYGKNSIPTHIYVCVYYVNNKNANLCYAEQNKKEKMYDDIIYNEKLHAMSYEMVYEYTDKVHLLNCAKNEKEKISLNVKINKLKKLIHIINIFNMQNGIIFCRTNLDCDNVYNFLNHLGDGKAYKGTVETMKENKYSCVILKGKMSNTERKNNLDAFKKGEVRFLICTDVAARGIDIQNLRYLIIMTLSDNINSFFHKIGRVGRDGKNSLCIVLSAECEEEKVWFHTCPSRGVNCYNRNLKDNKGCTVYIKEADYIQAINNMLETPMHVLDSKYYYAENVVDPLNYLKNNPVSNKSRRNKSQSGNTIFAEPLHTDVIGCFGSSIENIKKLQSDICCRYYESAKFAL from the coding sequence ATGTCGGCCTTCGAAGAACTAGGCCTGCACAGCAACTTGTGCGAACTGCTGGAAAAAAACGGGATAGATTTACCAACGGCCATTCAGCAGGAGTCCATCCCGCTCATTTTAGGGGGGGGAGATGTATGCGCATCAGCCGAGACGGGCACAGGAAAAACGCTAAGTTTTATTGTCTCCTCTTTGCAAATAGTGCACGAGTTGTTTAGGAATATAGGGACGTATGAGTCGAGCGGTTCTAGCGTAGCTCAATGTGGCAGCAGCAAGAGAGACATCGATAATGGTGAAATTACCAGTGaagtgaaaaaggggggtctACTCCTAAAAGTTGTAAGCGGCAACAATTCGAGAGTCATCCTGAACAATGCGCTTGGAGAATGCACATGCAGTGGTGAGTATTCTAGCTCGTTTGAAGAAGTCAAAGTGGGGTGCGAAATAAGGAGCGGAATGTACGCCTACGAAATTGAAGTGTTAGGGAGGTGCTTCCTGAACGTTGGATTTTGCCCCTCAGTAAAGGAAACGCTAAAATATAACTACACCTACTGCAGTAATGGGAACAAGTACACCAatggaagggaagaaaattaCGCAGATTCCTTCGCAACCAGGGACATAATAACTTGcttgataaataaaaacacgaATGTAATTgcttttaagaaaaatgggaaatttttgggaaatgcttttaaaatattttacaagtATAAtgatttgccttttttcccctataTATGTGGGAAATTCTTTCACGTGaaattccattttgcaaatttgaagTACGCGGATGCTTCCTACGCAGAGTTGAATGAGGTGATGGGCTCAGGTCAGGAGGACAGCTCCTTTACGAGGAAGGTATACTACGGTGGAGACCCCGGGGGGGACAGTACCACGGCGAAGTTTGAGACTAAGCAGATGCAAAGCGGTGGCCCCCCCACTGCTAAAGGAGTGTTACCAAACGGAAAGGTGGACGCAGCGAATAGGACGAAGCTGTACTGCATCGTTCTCTGCCCTACTAGAGACCTCGCCATGCAGACGTACAACAACTACCTGATTTATGCCGAAAGTTTCAGCAGCTCTTCCATAAACATCGGGCTGCTAGTAGGAGGGGAACAACCTAACAGGGACAAACGAAACCAACAGCAGTACAGCAACATCCTTGTGTGCACTTGCTTCAAACTTATGGAAtgtataaagaaaaacacaaTCAATTTGAACGATGTAAGGCTGCTCATTTTGGACGAAGCGGATGAGCTCATCAATAATGATGAAAAATCCGTTTTGCAAATTAAGGAAATAAGCACAAAGCACAGTCAGCATGTACAGACCTGCTTCTACTCAGCCACGTTACAGGACCAAAACGTAAAGGATTGCATTAACAAAATTACGAACAAACCCATTTTCGTAGATTTGAAGTATGGGAAAAATAGCATCCCCACGCACATATACGTTTGCGTGTACtatgttaataataaaaatgcgAATTTGTGCTACGCAGAACAGaataagaaggaaaaaatgtatgatgATATAATTTACAATGAAAAGCTGCACGCAATGAGCTACGAAATGGTTTATGAGTATACAGACAAAGTACACTTACTCaattgcgcaaaaaatgaaaaggaaaaaatttccctaaatgttaaaattaacaaattgaaaaaattaattcacataattaacatttttaacatgcaAAATGGTATCATTTTCTGCCGAACAAATTTAGATTGCGATAatgtgtacaattttttaaatcaccTTGGAGATGGAAAAGCTTACAAAGGCACAGTCGAAACgatgaaggaaaataaatactcCTGCGTCAttttgaaggggaaaatgtcCAACACGGAAAGGAAGAATAACCTTGatgcatttaaaaagggagaagtgcGTTTCTTAATATGTACGGACGTTGCTGCCAGGGGTATTGATATTCAAAATTTAAGATACCTAATCATTATGACTCTCTctgataatataaattccttttttcacaaaattgggaGAGTAGGGAGAGATGGAAAAAACAGCTTATGTATTGTTTTAAGTGCAGAATGCGAGGAAGAGAAAGTCTGGTTTCATACATGCCCGAGCAGAGGCGTCAACTGCTATAACAGAAATTTGAAAGACAACAAAGGGTGCACAGTCTACATTAAGGAGGCTGACTATATTCAGGCCATCAACAACATGCTGGAAACGCCCATGCATGTGCTCGATTCGAAGTACTACTATGCAGAGAACGTGGTGGACCCTCTGAACTACCTCAAAAATAACCCCGTTTCGAACAAAAGCCGCAGAAACAAAAGTCAGAGCGGCAACACCATTTTCGCGGAGCCCCTCCACACAGATGTCATCGGGTGCTTCGGCTCAAgtattgaaaatattaaaaagttgcaGAGCGACATCTGTTGCAGGTACTACGAGTCGGCCAAGTTTGCCTTGTGA
- a CDS encoding hypothetical protein, conserved (encoded by transcript PVX_080165A): MKHSSFSDTYSECSINEQATCSSDETADTTLANRRHKVVPTKLKSEDFCPIHEDMHVKHHGEGTHEGLSVLDDFKIIIFGCMGMRTYKMFCYA, translated from the coding sequence ATGAAGCACAGCAGCTTTAGCGATACCTACTCAGAGTGCAGCATAAACGAGCAAGCGACGTGCTCAAGTGACGAGACCGCCGACACGACTTTGGCGAACAGGAGGCACAAGGTTGTGCCAACTAAACTGAAAAGCGAGGACTTCTGTCCAATTCATGAGGATATGCATGTGAAGCACCACGGAGAGGGGACCCACGAGGGATTATCCGTCCTAGATGAtttcaaaattataattttcggGTGTATGGGCATGAGAACGTACAAAATGTTTTGCTACGCGTGA
- a CDS encoding hypothetical protein, conserved (encoded by transcript PVX_080155A), whose protein sequence is MNMLVNSRGGIKSLPQVRATISRYRQKVLEFRQQAQFSLFSTEQRKPAENDVTGGGNTGGGNTGSGNTGGGNTGFIQLYHELVKTNKIERDPFQYKLVLILQALENNLNGFHHHVEKKLARGEVPRKKFLSSFFGMKKNAQGRSKEGSNQLAEEAEAAQEVEDEQAVENYQNDDNFFIYDEETNTKERQKRLHYSSIESEQYYLRGMDSPIDEKNIKYIRGLYVYGSVGRGKTYFLNLLFERIKLGKLKIHYHNFMQEVHKSFHEEKMNNSEDAIRSISIKMSKKYKLIFIDEFQVVHISDAMLIKSLFNHLFYRGTVLLFSSNRNPKHLYHNGLNRERFIPFIKLLYKFNYIFEIDNYHDFRLRNNHVDNHIYSIPTKKFEEIKKMCNEMYCQVSKKDMNHVRQVEKYDKEIAVSDFKTCVIPYSLNEYAIFSFQEICGKNISIDEFNAISKASHTLFIYDIEKMNEESKGNEMRRFILLIDILYEKNTKVFFFSDVPIFQIFQTSSIISHFHTLMEEMKKKYSSFSSFKNDASLCLKSGSFNRELFAKMVSHFGMDQEIGIKLFDAINFNINKEYIPMEYLRHVLAFHITNYEVDVKKHLKYLEDRDVHLEPIPYLLFDENEIDTSQENAFASMRTLSRMKHMSTVSYLEKHKKIYDSSA, encoded by the exons ATGAACATGTTGGTCAACTCAAGGGGAGGCATAAAGAGCCTCCCGCAGGTTAGAGCCACAATCAGCCGCTACAGACAGAAGGTTTTAGAATTCCGGCAGCAGGCACAGTTCTCATTATTCAGCACTGAGCAGAGGAAGCCAGCCGAAAATGACGTCACGGGTGGTGGTAACACTGGCGGTGGCAACACGGGCAGCGGCAACACGGGCGGTGGAAACACCGGTTTTATTCAGCTCTACCACGAGTTGgtaaaaacgaacaaaattGAGCGGGACCCCTTTCAGTACAAATTGGTTCTGATTCTGCAG GCCCTGGAGAACAACCTGAATGGCTTCCACCACCACGTTGAGAAGAAGCTAGCCAGGGGGGAAGTCCCAAGGAAAAAGTTCCTCAGCTCATTTTTCgggatgaagaaaaacgcACAGGGGAGGAGCAAAGAAGGGAGCAACCAACTCGCAGAGGAAGCAGAAGCTGCACAAGAAGTGGAAGACGAGCAGGCGGTGGAGAATTACCAAAATGATGACAATTTCTTCATCTATGATGAGGAAACAAACACCaaggagaggcaaaaaagacTACACTATAGCAGCATAGAGAGTGAGCAGTACTACCTCCGAGGTATGGACTCTCCAATTGATGAGAAAAACATTAAGTACATCAGAGGGTTATACGTGTACGGGAGTGTAGGCAGAGGGAAGACCTATTTCTTGAACCTACTATTTGAGAGAATAAAATTGGGAAAGCTAAAAATCCATTATCACAATTTCATGCAAGAGGTGCACAAAAGTTTCcacgaagaaaaaatgaacaattcAGAGGATGCGATTAGAAGTATCTCcatcaaaatgagcaaaaaatataaattaatttttatcgACGAATTTCAGGTGGTGCACATATCCGACGCAATGCTGATTAAGTCTCTTTTTAATCATCTGTTCTATCGAGGAACTGTTTTGTTATTCTCTTCCAATAGGAACCCGAAACATTTGTACCACAATGGGCTGAATAGGGAACGTTTCATCCCCTTCATAAAGCTGCTCTACAaatttaattacattttcGAAATTGACAACTATCACGATTTTAGGCTTCGCAACAACCATGTGGATAATCATATTTATAGCATaccaacaaaaaaatttgaagaaattaaaaaaatgtgtaacgAAATGTACTGCCAAGTGAGCAAAAAGGATATGAATCACGTCAGACAGgtagaaaaatatgataaagaAATCGCCGTCTCTGATTTTAAAACGTGTGTCATTCCATACAGCTTAAATGagtatgccattttttccttccaagAAATATGCGGCAAGAATATCAGCATAGATGAATTTAATGCAATATCGAAAGCGAGTCACactttattcatttatgacatagaaaaaatgaatgaagaAAGTAAAGGGAACGAAATGAGGAGATTCATATTGCTCATAGATATTCTCtacgaaaaaaacacaaaagtgttcttttttagtgatgtccccatttttcaaattttccaAACATCCTCCATCATCTCCCATTTCCACACCCTCATGGAagagatgaaaaaaaagtacagcAGTTTTAGCAGCTTCAAAAATGATGCCAGTTTGTGTCTCAAGTCGGGGAGTTTCAACAGGGAActgtttgcaaaaatggtttCGCATTTTGGCATGGACCAgga AATCGGCATCAAACTGTTCGACGCGATAAATTTCAACATCAACAAGGAGTACATCCCCATGGAGTATTTACG ACACGTGCTGGCCTTCCACATCACCAATTACGAGGTCGACGTGAAGAAGCACCTCAAATATTTGGAGGATAGGGATGTCCACCTGGAGCCAATCCCCTACCTGCTATTCGA CGAAAATGAGATTGACACCTCCCAGGAAAACGCGTTTGCCTCAATGAGGACTCTATCTCG gatgAAGCACATGAGCACCGTGTCCTACCTGGAGAAGCACAAGAAAATATACGACAGCAGTgcgtaa
- a CDS encoding ribosomal large subunit pseudouridylate synthase, putative (encoded by transcript PVX_080170A), protein MGENPPPAANPQPAYKSYKGHNLSIVYENEFFLVVNKPYDIKLEKGKLDDMYPSVETLLRQKTNLDVFRICGQLDYATSGLLIVAKDKLSCNILNYNIESKRISKIYLAMLYGHLPLGVLHVNTPISKIKNKFKMKLCYNYNDYYDSGKYCYSLVYPYKHCYLKNEKVTLCELRTITGRRHQLRLHALCLGSGIVGDETYFEDMISNKYKLGRTSNLCEEQTGVLAEGDQQERFSPTPEGAIAKIDAERMMLHCWIMLKNEDQKKELKKTEDINMLEEKIFDRDYIICSDEISKFVNEEERTYDQCVLKNNDLVNDNFVNYNVKNINKNIKNIDRRLNRGKYDSLLRSHAAVEGLNGLEASHILNREEAGKNGKRENNSQGNGASEEGQPHQTHSVISAEEHPELPLHPKKAQTVDVTGTFINAQQVDKNAIYLVKNDVYENPNLLFDDIHDSVNKFNWG, encoded by the exons ATGGGGGAGAaccctccccccgctgctaATCCTCAGCCGGCATATAAAAGCTACAAAGGCCATAACTTAAGCATAGTGTATGAAAATGAGTTCTTCTTGGTGGTGAATAAGCCTTATGACATAAAGttggagaaggggaagctgGACGATATGTACCCCTCCGTGGAAACGCTTCTTCGCCAGAAGACCAACTTGGATGTGTTCAG AATTTGCGGGCAGCTGGACTACGCCACGAGCGGCCTCCTAATCGTCGCCAAGGACAAACTCAGCTGCAACATCCTGAATTACAACATAGAGAGCAAGCGCATAAGCAAAATATACCTAGCCATGCTGTACGGACACCTACCGCTGGGAGTTCTACACGTAAACACACCAATAAGTaaaatcaaaaataaatttaaaatgaaattatgtTATAACTATAATGACTACTATGACAGCGGGAAATATTGCTACAGCTTAGTTTATCCGTATAAGCATTGTTAcctaaaaaatgagaaggtAACTCTGTGTGAGCTTAGGACGATTACGGGGAGGAGGCACCAGCTGAGGCTGCATGCCCTCTGTCTAGGCAGCGGGATTGTGGGAGACGAAACGTATTTTGAGGACATGATAAGTAATAAGTATAAACTTGGTCGGACGTCCAACCTGTGTGAGGAGCAAACAGGAGTGCTTGCTGAGGGGGACCAACAGGAACGGTTCTCTCCCACCCCAGAAGGAGCCATCGCCAAAATTGACGCCGAGCGGATGATGCTGCACTGCTGGATTATGCTAAAAAATGAGGACCAAAAGAAGGAGCTCAAAAAAACAGAAGACATAAACAtgttggaagaaaaaatattcgatCGGGATTACATCATCTGCTCAGATGAAATAAGCAAATTTgtgaatgaagaagaaaggaCGTATGACCAGTGCGTCCTAAAAAACAACGATTTGGtaaatgataattttgttaattacaATGTtaagaatataaataaaaatattaaaaatattgatagGAGGTTAAACAGAGGGAAATATGACTCCTTGCTGAGGAGCCACGCCGCAGTGGAAGGTTTGAACGGATTGGAGGCCTCACATATTTTGAACAGGGAAGAGgcaggtaaaaatggaaagcgaGAAAATAACTCACAGGGGAACGGCGCCAGTGAGGAGGGACAGCCGCATCAGACACATAGTGTTATCTCTGCGGAGGAGCACCCCGAGCTGCCTTTACACCCGAAGAAAGCGCAAACCGTTGATGTAACGGGCACCTTTATAAATGCCCAACAGGTAGATAAAAATGCCATTTATTTGGTGAAAAATGACGTGTACGAAAATCCGAACCTTTTGTTCGACGACATCCACGACAgtgttaataaatttaattggGGCTAA